In the genome of Candidatus Electrothrix rattekaaiensis, the window TCCAGGAAAATCCTCTGCCGGTGGGGCAGGCACCCCTGCCTGAAGAGAGGGCAGACAGTACACACTTTCTGCCGAGAAGCCATCGTCTGGCCCTTGCAGCAGCCAAGCAGGCTATGACAGACAAGGTTACGGATAAAATTACAGATACGAAGGATGGAGTATCCGGCGTTCCTTCAGAGATAGAGATAATTCCCGATGCCGTTATTCTCGGCACCACCACCGGCGGTATCCTCTTCACGGAAGAGCTGCTGTACCAACAGGTGAAGGAAGAACAGGTTAAGGATAAATCGCGTTTCCGGTATCACGGTTTACATACGGTTGCCAATTGCATAGCAGCGGCATGTCACTGCATTGGCCCGGCCCTGACCGTCTCCACAGCCTGCGCCTCCGGGGCGGTGGCCCTGGCTCTGGCCCTGCGTATGCTCCGCAGCGGGCAGGCCGAGACCGTGTTGGCAGGCGGGGTAGATTCGCTCTGTCGTCTCACCTATTTCGGTTTTCATTCCCTACAATTGGTTGATCGAAAGGGCTGCAAACCCCTTGATCAGAATCGGCAAGGCATGGCTGTGGCGGAAGGAGCAGCAATGCTTCTGCTCTCCACTGCCAAGCCCAAGCATTGCCGAGCACGATTGCTCGGAGCCGGTTTGTCCTGTGATGCCTATCATCCTGCGGCGCCCCATCCCGAGGGCAAAGGTGCTTTTGCCGCTATGGAGGCAGCCTTGGCCGATGCTGGGCTGACTCCTGATGATATCGACTATATTAATCTGCACGGTACCGGTACTCCGGATAATGATCTGGCGGAATCCAAGGCGGTGCGCAGGCTGTTCAGCACCGTGCCCCCGCTTTCCTCAATTAAGGGCGCATCCGGTCATTCGCTGGCTGCTGCCGGGGCCATTGAGGCTGTTGTCTCGACACTCTGTGTTGCGCAAGGACTGCGACCCGCCAATACCGGGCTTCAACAGGTAGATCCCGCTTTGGGCCTGACCCCGTTGATCAAACCAACTGTACAGCCGACCAAGGCGGTTCTCTCCAATTCTTTCGGGTTCGGCGGGAATAATGCCTCCTTGGTTATCGGAGCACCTGAGCTGCCGGAAAAAAAACATAAAGACCAGGAACAACCAGAGGAAATGCTGGCGGTTCATAGCTGCTCCTGCCTGACCGGAGCCGGTGATCTGGCTGCTACCCTTGAATATCTGCAAAACGGAGGATCCGCTGCTGGTTGTGCAGAACAGGAGATCATTGCAAAAAACCTCCCTCCCCGTCTGATCCGCCGTTTGAAGCGGCTACCGAGAATAACCTTGTCCTTGGCCCTGGAAGCAGTTCATGCTGTTCAGAGTAAGAAGGGAACTGAGTCAGAGAAACCGGCTGCCATTTTTATGGGCACAGGTTGGGGGGCACTTTCCGATACCTATGATTTTTTGACCCGGCTGCGGGAATCGCAAGAACAATTCCCCAGTCCCACGGATTTTGTCGGGTCCGTGCATAATAGCCCGGCCAGTCAGGCCGCGATTCTCTTCGAGGCAACCGGCCCCAATATCACCACCAGCGGGGGCGATTACTCCTTTGAGCAGGCCCTGTTGGCGGCCCAGCTCCAGCTTGATGATTCGATGCCTGCCCTCATCCTTGGAGCTGATGAGGGGCATCCTGAATTCTCACCGCTCTTTGATGCTTCGATTCATCAGGGAGCCTCTCCGGCTGACCTTGCTGATGGCGGCGGGGCCTTGTTGGTGAATCGGAGTATGGAAGGCGCGATCTGTAGCGTACGTCTTCCCTTTTATCAAAGCAGCAAAGGGGAAGATCCGGTCAGCGCACTCGTCAAGACGCTTTGCCCTGAAGGAACCAAAGATCTGAGCCGTTATGCCCTTGTTTTGGTTGGTATCCCGGCAGCTATGGAAAAAGAGGGGGAAGAACAGCTTGCCCGTTTTATGAAACAGGCCTCTCTCACCGCCCCGGTCCTTCGTTATCGCAAGCAGATTGGTGAGTTTGCCTCGGCCTCGGCAACGGCAGCAGCACTTGCAGTCTCTTTTATGGCAGCAGGATGTATTCCCGGTACCCTGACAGGAACAGAGGATATCCTCTTGGACGACCAGAAGAATGAGCAGAAGAATTCCATCCTGGTCTTGGGTCTGGGAGAGTACATCACGGTGATGGAGTTCCAACGGCCATGAGAGTCTTGCTGATCTCACCCAATACCCTGACCGTCCCCTACCCGGTCTATCCCATCGGGCTTGATTATGTGGCAGGCTCGATTCCGCCGCACCATGAGGTCCGCATTGCCGATTGCAATGTCCTTTCCCGCGATGAATTGGAGGTGCTGCTTGCAGAGTATCAACCTGAAGTCATAGGTATTTCATGTCGGAATATTGATAATACCGAGGCCGGAGATCCGCTCTGTTTTATCAATGTCTACAAGGAACTGGTTTCCTGGCTGCGTTCCTGTTCGCAGGCGATCCTAGTTTGCGGCGGCAGCGGCTTCAACATCATGCCGGAAAAGATCCTGCCTGCCCTTGATGTGGATTACGGCCTTGTGGGAGAGGGCGAGCACTTTGGTTTGTTTTTGGAAGCCTTGGACAAGAAGCAGAACCCGACCAAGATTCCCGGAGTACTTGCGGCCTCCTCCTGTTTGCCTGACATCCCTACGGAGAAGGCCCCTCCTTGGGACGGCTTGCAATATCGCGCTGTTCAACAAGAGGCAGGGTATTATCGTTTTTATCTTGAGCACGGCGGCATGCTCAATCTCCAGACGAAACGAGGCTGTTCTTTCCGCTGCGTGTACTGCCCGTACCCCCATATTGAGGGAAAACAACATCGCCTGATTGATCCGCAACAGGTGGCAGAAACCGCATTGGAATTGGAAGCGGCTGGGGCAAAATATCTCTTTCTCACGGATTCAGCCTTTAACTCGGATATTGACCACAGCCTTGCTGTTGCCAAGGCCTTTCAAAAGGCCGGGTTGACAATCCCCTGGGGCGGCTTCTTTGCCCCGGTCAAGCTGCCTTTGGACTATTTTACGGTCATGGCCGATGCCGGGCTTGCCCATGTGGAATTCGGTACAGAATCCCTGTCTGATGCCATGCTGAAGAATTACAGGAAACCCTTCCGGGTGCAGGAGGTCTTGACTGCCCATCAGCAGGCCCTTGATGCTGGTTTACATACGGCCCATTATTTTCTCCTTGGAGGACCGGGGGAATCCGCAGACACGATTAACGAGAGCCTGGAGCATCGGGAGCAGCTCAAGAAGACCGTTACCTTCTACTTTGTCGGGATTAGGATTTATCCTGGTACAGGGTTGTACGATATTGCCTTGGAAGAGAGGAAGATTAATAAGGCAACGGATCTCCTCCAGCCTGTTTTCTATGAACCTGATTTAATTACTCGGGAGCAGATTGATGAGATGGTTACGGAACGGGCCGGGAATCGGATTAATTGGATTGTTGGTTCTGGAGGTGCGCAAGCTGCTGCCACAGTCGCCAAAATGCATTCCAGAGGATACACAGGGCCGTTGTGGGAGTATCTGATACGGTGAAGCTGCATGAATCCACACCTCAAGGCATAAGGGACATAAGGTTATGAAGTTTCCCTACGGCATCTGCGACTTTCAGAAAATTATCAGCCAAGGCTATTTCTACGCCGATCGGACCAATCTGATCCCCCTGCTGGAGGAAACCGGTGACCAGCTCCTGTTTCTCCGTCCCCGCCGTTTCGGCAAGAGTCTGCTCCTGTCCATGCTGGAAAATTATTATGATCTGGCCAAGGAGGATACCTTTGCCCAGCTCTTCGGTAACCTGAAGATCGGAAAAAATCCGACCCCAAGGCATAATAGCTATTTTGTTTTGAAATGGGATTTTTCAGCGGTCAGCCCCCAAGGGGCAACGGAAGAAATCAGGCAGCATTTGCATGATTATCTCAATGATCGCATTAATTTTTTTTCCGTTTATTACCGTGATCGGCTAGCGACTGAAATCCGTCTTGACAGGAAGAACGCCCTGTCTTCCTTTCAGTCCCTGCTCAATGCGATCCAGCAGAGTGGACACCCACTTTATCTGTTTATTGATGAATACGATAATTTCGCCAATGAAGTGATGGTGAGTGCGGAGCAGCGGCAAGAAACAGATTATGCCACCCTACTTTCCGGTGAAGGTGCGCTGAAAGCCCTGTTCAAGGTCATCAAGTCCGCCGCAGCAGGCCAAGGGCTGGACCGGGTGTTCATCACCGGGGTGTCACCCGTGGTGCTGAGCGATATCACCAGCGGCTATAATGTTGCAGAAAATATCTACCTGCTACCGGAATTCAATCATCTCTGCGGCTTTCATCAGGAGGAAATCGCGGAAATGTTACAGCTGGTCGCAGCCCGCTGTGATTTACCTGAAGAAAAGACGGCAGAAACCCTGGAGCTGATGCGTACTTTTTATAACGGCTACTGTTTCAGTCCTCGTACCGAGAAGCGTATCTACAATCCGACCTTGGCTCTTTATTTTCTCAAGTCCTTTCAGCGTGACTGCGAATATCCGCAAAAGTCCCTTGATAGCAATATGGCTATGGACAGGGGGAGAATTCGCAGCATTGCCCATATGCCCGGAGGACAGCAGCTTATCATGGAGGCGTTGGCGGAGCGGCCCTCCGTAAGTATCCCGGAACTGGTTGACCGCTTTGGTATACAGGACATGCTTGATGCTCGGAAAGATACGACCTTCATGGCCTCGTTGCTCTATTATTTCGGGGTGCTGACCATAGGGGGGAAAGACGATTTCGGCAAAACCGTTCTGAAGATCCCCAACCTAGTGATCCGCAAACTGT includes:
- a CDS encoding beta-ketoacyl synthase N-terminal-like domain-containing protein; this encodes MTVKPVYICGTGIISPLGVDYAATEAKLRQGDTAIRPLDLFSLVQENPLPVGQAPLPEERADSTHFLPRSHRLALAAAKQAMTDKVTDKITDTKDGVSGVPSEIEIIPDAVILGTTTGGILFTEELLYQQVKEEQVKDKSRFRYHGLHTVANCIAAACHCIGPALTVSTACASGAVALALALRMLRSGQAETVLAGGVDSLCRLTYFGFHSLQLVDRKGCKPLDQNRQGMAVAEGAAMLLLSTAKPKHCRARLLGAGLSCDAYHPAAPHPEGKGAFAAMEAALADAGLTPDDIDYINLHGTGTPDNDLAESKAVRRLFSTVPPLSSIKGASGHSLAAAGAIEAVVSTLCVAQGLRPANTGLQQVDPALGLTPLIKPTVQPTKAVLSNSFGFGGNNASLVIGAPELPEKKHKDQEQPEEMLAVHSCSCLTGAGDLAATLEYLQNGGSAAGCAEQEIIAKNLPPRLIRRLKRLPRITLSLALEAVHAVQSKKGTESEKPAAIFMGTGWGALSDTYDFLTRLRESQEQFPSPTDFVGSVHNSPASQAAILFEATGPNITTSGGDYSFEQALLAAQLQLDDSMPALILGADEGHPEFSPLFDASIHQGASPADLADGGGALLVNRSMEGAICSVRLPFYQSSKGEDPVSALVKTLCPEGTKDLSRYALVLVGIPAAMEKEGEEQLARFMKQASLTAPVLRYRKQIGEFASASATAAALAVSFMAAGCIPGTLTGTEDILLDDQKNEQKNSILVLGLGEYITVMEFQRP
- a CDS encoding lipid biosynthesis B12-binding/radical SAM protein, which translates into the protein MRVLLISPNTLTVPYPVYPIGLDYVAGSIPPHHEVRIADCNVLSRDELEVLLAEYQPEVIGISCRNIDNTEAGDPLCFINVYKELVSWLRSCSQAILVCGGSGFNIMPEKILPALDVDYGLVGEGEHFGLFLEALDKKQNPTKIPGVLAASSCLPDIPTEKAPPWDGLQYRAVQQEAGYYRFYLEHGGMLNLQTKRGCSFRCVYCPYPHIEGKQHRLIDPQQVAETALELEAAGAKYLFLTDSAFNSDIDHSLAVAKAFQKAGLTIPWGGFFAPVKLPLDYFTVMADAGLAHVEFGTESLSDAMLKNYRKPFRVQEVLTAHQQALDAGLHTAHYFLLGGPGESADTINESLEHREQLKKTVTFYFVGIRIYPGTGLYDIALEERKINKATDLLQPVFYEPDLITREQIDEMVTERAGNRINWIVGSGGAQAAATVAKMHSRGYTGPLWEYLIR
- a CDS encoding AAA family ATPase — encoded protein: MKFPYGICDFQKIISQGYFYADRTNLIPLLEETGDQLLFLRPRRFGKSLLLSMLENYYDLAKEDTFAQLFGNLKIGKNPTPRHNSYFVLKWDFSAVSPQGATEEIRQHLHDYLNDRINFFSVYYRDRLATEIRLDRKNALSSFQSLLNAIQQSGHPLYLFIDEYDNFANEVMVSAEQRQETDYATLLSGEGALKALFKVIKSAAAGQGLDRVFITGVSPVVLSDITSGYNVAENIYLLPEFNHLCGFHQEEIAEMLQLVAARCDLPEEKTAETLELMRTFYNGYCFSPRTEKRIYNPTLALYFLKSFQRDCEYPQKSLDSNMAMDRGRIRSIAHMPGGQQLIMEALAERPSVSIPELVDRFGIQDMLDARKDTTFMASLLYYFGVLTIGGKDDFGKTVLKIPNLVIRKLYAERIRDSLLPDNQSMETARQAAEALYQQGNIHPLCDFVEQKYFKIFHNRDYAWSNELTLKTAFLTLLFNDTFYIMESETALERSYADLTMIVRPDMRQYGLLDILLEFKYVSLKEAGLNGEQLERLGPEELGQLPAVQKKQEEARQGLARYQRKLHDKFSDLLNLRSFSVVSVGFERLVFTEES